Part of the Virgibacillus natechei genome is shown below.
TGTTAAGAGCGCCAACAACCTTATTATCAACGACAACAACCCGGTATTCATTTCCAGCTACATAAGTTTCTACCATAACCTCTAGATAATCTAGTTCATAACGAACATAATTTAAAGCATCTTTAAAAGCGTCTAAACTATGAATATTAGAGAAGACACCTTTGCCCCCATTTGCATTTATTGGTTTTAATACTAAAGGGAACCCCAGTTCATTTGCGTAATCTATTATTTCTTTATCCTCGACATCTTCAGAAAAACTTTTCCCTTTTGGTATTGGAACACCAGCTTTTGATAGATATTCTTTTGTGAGATATTTGTCGTCACAAATTTCGTAGGCCAAATCTGTAATCTTATCGCCTTTAGATGACTCAAACCGATGCTCTTTATCTTCGGAGCTAAGTGAGTATCTGATTTTTAATTTATTTTCAGGATTGTCAATGGTATAAAACTTTAGCTTAAGCCCTCTTCTCCAACCTTCCAAAGCTATTGTATACATGCTTAATTTCTTACCATATCCAGTAACTGGTACCGCATTTTTAAGATGCGGCAACCATTTAACTTCAGTTCCCTCCATCGCTCTTTCCTCCTAAAATGTCTACTTCAATCTTACATAATTTATATATAATCTCGATTAAGAAGCTAACTACTTTTAAACTAACATCAACTATTTCCTATATAACAGGACATTACACGCTAAGATTAACAGATCTATTTCAGAATTTAAATTCCAATTATTACCATCATAGCATTGTTAGCGTGACCTCACTTCTCTTATTTTACCTCCTAAATAACGAAGAGGTGATGTTAATTTCCAAATACGGCTTTTCTGAACCATTTTTATTCTATTTCCAATCCGATTTTGTTCTTTTTCAACCAACTTAAGCTCTTTTTTTATGTCCTGTATCTTAATTTCCAACTCTCTAACACTCATAGAGTTATATTCATTCATTAGTTCAAAGCCTATCTTGATTGGAAGTTTCCAATCTTCTTCGGAAATACTCGAAATTTGAGATTGTAGTATTTTGTGATTTAGTATAGTCAAAAATTCGTCAGCATCTGCCTGGGTCTCGCCAGCTATTACAACTTCTATATTCTCATCATCAATCCTTCTAATAAAGCCATTTAAATTACTTTCAAACACTTTTCTTTGAAGCCATTGATGATATCGTATAGGTTCTATATCACCTGAAATTAAATACCTTTTTGCTACAAGTTTCTTATTAATGAGTGGTGCAACTACTACCTCTCTTGTCGTTCCACCTGCTAAAGTATCTTGAATACTTCTAAAGTCAAAATAAACATTTGCATCCTCAGTAGATATTCCTTTTGTTTCAGGAAAATAAAAATCAATAATTTTTTTTGGTATATCCTTTGCTTTACCCTCCACAGGGAATAAATGGGATCCTATACCGGGTCTAGTATTAAGTTCTAGTACCATGCTTGTATCATTTTCTTTATTAATTATCATATCAACACCGCAATGCGTTAATCCTGGTATAGCTTTCACTGCATTAATTGCAATACCTCTTTGTTCAGTTGTTAGTTCTGAAGTAACTTCTATGGGGTCTCCCCCAGTTGTGATGTTGCTGGTTTTTCTAAGGAAAATTCTTTCTCCTGCTTTAGGTATGCTATCCAAGCTATACCCTGCAGCTTGAATTAGCTTTTTGACTTCCGAATCAACTTTTATAGGCCGAAAATATAAATGGGGAATATTCTTTCTAAATTGGTTTTTAGCTTCAATTAATTTATTAATTGTATTTATGCCATCTCCAACTACATTGGCAGATCTTCTTTGTACGGCTCCTATAACCTTGCCTTCAAGCACGTAAACGCGTACCTCATCTCCCATTACAAATTGCTCAACCACTACATTTTTAAATCCCAACTCATTTCGATTATAAGCCAACGCATTCTTTAGTTCTGTGTTAGTTTTAATATTGACGATTACTCCTTTACCACCGTAACCATCAATTGGTTTTAACACTACTGGAAAGTTAATTGATTGCCCAAATTTAATTATTTCTTCTTCT
Proteins encoded:
- a CDS encoding ATP-grasp domain-containing protein, which gives rise to MGYTQKGWLPHLINTIPIEAQRNRISMYTIALEGWRRGLNLKFYKYNNNNKPDIQYSLSYKDRVHHFDGAGGDKNSVEAITICDDKSLTKMRLNNSGIPVPQGRGFDSDKTEEEIIKFGQSINFPVVLKPIDGYGGKGVIVNIKTNTELKNALAYNRNELGFKNVVVEQFVMGDEVRVYVLEGKVIGAVQRRSANVVGDGINTINKLIEAKNQFRKNIPHLYFRPIKVDSEVKKLIQAAGYSLDSIPKAGERIFLRKTSNITTGGDPIEVTSELTTEQRGIAINAVKAIPGLTHCGVDMIINKENDTSMVLELNTRPGIGSHLFPVEGKAKDIPKKIIDFYFPETKGISTEDANVYFDFRSIQDTLAGGTTREVVVAPLINKKLVAKRYLISGDIEPIRYHQWLQRKVFESNLNGFIRRIDDENIEVVIAGETQADADEFLTILNHKILQSQISSISEEDWKLPIKIGFELMNEYNSMSVRELEIKIQDIKKELKLVEKEQNRIGNRIKMVQKSRIWKLTSPLRYLGGKIREVRSR